The Dehalogenimonas lykanthroporepellens BL-DC-9 genome includes a window with the following:
- a CDS encoding regulatory protein RecX (PFAM: regulatory protein RecX~KEGG: deg:DehalGT_1401 regulatory protein RecX), with amino-acid sequence MPKRHTGARPLAEATGTHTDTIIEGRNRENQCYQSALRWLSRRARTEAETRRYLSGKGFEENAVDNVVERLRTSGLLDDAAFARNWSDYRIRNSPRSAMLVRRELRLKGVAEDDAVEAVAELDDSEAALKAAEARAGRLCRLPAEEARRKLSDFLRRRGFSWELTRQTLNRLEADGALKPVDTSD; translated from the coding sequence ATGCCGAAACGGCACACCGGCGCCCGGCCGCTGGCCGAGGCAACCGGAACTCATACGGATACCATAATAGAGGGGCGAAACCGGGAGAACCAATGTTATCAGTCGGCTCTCCGCTGGCTGTCCAGGCGCGCCCGCACCGAGGCCGAAACCCGCCGGTATCTCTCGGGAAAAGGCTTTGAAGAAAATGCCGTCGATAATGTCGTCGAACGGTTGAGAACCAGCGGCCTGCTGGATGATGCCGCTTTCGCCCGAAACTGGAGCGACTATCGAATCCGTAACAGTCCTCGTTCCGCCATGCTCGTTCGGCGGGAACTGCGGCTGAAAGGGGTCGCCGAAGACGATGCCGTTGAGGCGGTCGCCGAGCTGGACGACAGCGAAGCCGCGCTAAAGGCCGCGGAGGCGCGGGCCGGCCGGTTGTGCCGCCTGCCGGCGGAAGAAGCACGGCGCAAGTTATCGGATTTTCTGAGAAGGCGGGGCTTTTCCTGGGAACTGACTCGTCAGACACTGAACCGGCTGGAAGCGGATGGCGCGCTGAAGCCGGTTGACACTTCAGATTGA
- a CDS encoding recA protein (TIGRFAM: recA protein~PFAM: RecA domain protein~KEGG: deg:DehalGT_1400 RecA protein~SMART: AAA ATPase) yields the protein MSTDKQSAEKEKALEIAVGLIEKQFGKGSIMKLTDAASTVAVDVIPTGSLALDLALGVGGLPRGRVTEIYGPEGSGKTTLAQHVIAQCQKLGGKAFYIDVEHAFDPKYAKLCGIDLDEFYIAQPDAGEEALDICEKLVRSGGADLVVVDSVAALVPKAELEGDMGDSHVGLQARLMSQALRKLTATIGNTGTAVVFINQLREKVGIMFGNPEVTPGGRALKFYSSVRIDLRRVETLKSGNIAIGSHVKARVVKNKVAPPFRVAEFDIMFDSGISREGNLLDLGVETGIIKKAGAFFSWDETRLGQGREAARTFLSQNPDIADAIEQAIRQDAGVAQPPEETD from the coding sequence ATGAGTACGGATAAACAGAGCGCAGAAAAGGAAAAAGCCCTGGAGATTGCCGTCGGTCTGATAGAGAAACAGTTCGGCAAGGGCTCCATCATGAAATTGACGGATGCCGCTTCGACCGTAGCCGTAGATGTCATCCCCACCGGTTCGCTGGCGCTGGATCTGGCGCTGGGCGTCGGCGGCCTGCCGCGCGGGCGCGTCACCGAAATCTACGGTCCGGAGGGTTCCGGCAAGACCACTCTGGCCCAGCATGTCATCGCCCAGTGTCAGAAACTGGGAGGCAAGGCGTTCTACATCGATGTGGAGCACGCCTTCGACCCGAAATACGCCAAGCTGTGCGGCATCGACCTGGATGAATTTTACATCGCTCAGCCGGACGCCGGTGAGGAAGCCCTGGACATCTGTGAAAAACTGGTCCGCTCCGGCGGCGCCGACCTGGTGGTCGTTGACAGCGTGGCGGCTCTGGTTCCCAAGGCGGAACTGGAAGGCGACATGGGCGACTCCCACGTCGGTCTTCAGGCCCGGCTGATGAGTCAGGCCCTGCGCAAGCTGACGGCCACCATCGGTAACACCGGCACCGCCGTCGTCTTCATCAACCAGCTCCGGGAAAAGGTAGGTATCATGTTCGGCAATCCGGAAGTAACCCCGGGTGGCCGGGCGCTCAAGTTCTACTCTTCGGTGCGCATCGACCTCCGTCGGGTGGAAACGCTTAAATCGGGCAACATCGCCATCGGCTCCCACGTCAAGGCCAGGGTCGTCAAGAATAAGGTGGCGCCCCCCTTCCGGGTGGCCGAGTTCGACATCATGTTCGATTCCGGCATTTCCCGCGAGGGCAATCTGCTGGACCTGGGCGTTGAAACCGGCATCATCAAGAAAGCCGGTGCTTTCTTCTCCTGGGACGAAACCCGGCTGGGACAGGGTCGGGAGGCGGCCCGGACTTTCCTGTCGCAGAACCCCGATATCGCCGACGCCATCGAGCAGGCCATCCGGCAGGATGCCGGCGTCGCTCAACCGCCCGAGGAAACGGACTAA
- a CDS encoding twin-arginine translocation protein, TatA/E family subunit (KEGG: deg:DehalGT_1396 sec-independent translocation protein MttA/Hcf106~TIGRFAM: twin-arginine translocation protein, TatA/E family subunit~PFAM: sec-independent translocation protein mttA/Hcf106) yields MRLGPMELVIILVIVLLIFGVGKLPQVGEALGKGLKSFQKASTGEDEEKEEEKKEEPKAEAPAEAPKAKVVEAEPETEAPKTETSEKA; encoded by the coding sequence ATGCGTTTGGGACCCATGGAACTGGTCATTATTCTGGTGATCGTTCTGCTCATTTTCGGCGTCGGTAAACTGCCCCAGGTCGGTGAAGCGCTGGGTAAAGGCCTAAAGTCCTTCCAGAAAGCTTCTACCGGTGAGGACGAGGAAAAAGAAGAAGAGAAGAAGGAAGAGCCCAAGGCTGAGGCTCCGGCCGAAGCTCCCAAGGCCAAAGTTGTCGAAGCTGAACCGGAAACCGAGGCCCCTAAGACCGAGACTTCCGAGAAAGCCTGA
- a CDS encoding sec-independent translocation protein mttA/Hcf106 (PFAM: sec-independent translocation protein mttA/Hcf106~KEGG: det:DET1601 twin arginine-targeting protein translocase) produces the protein MRFGVFEIILIVVVILLITGAAFAPKLGKNLGKGVKQLRQAVGGEEKGDQPEVITRLEDGEAAREINRRAHNHGKSNSG, from the coding sequence ATGCGATTCGGCGTTTTTGAAATCATTCTTATAGTGGTGGTCATTCTGCTGATTACCGGCGCGGCTTTCGCCCCCAAGCTGGGCAAGAACCTGGGTAAAGGGGTGAAGCAGTTGCGTCAGGCGGTGGGCGGTGAGGAGAAGGGTGACCAACCCGAGGTGATTACCAGGCTGGAAGACGGTGAGGCCGCCAGGGAAATAAACCGCCGGGCCCATAATCATGGTAAATCCAATTCGGGCTGA
- a CDS encoding sec-independent translocation protein mttA/Hcf106 (PFAM: sec-independent translocation protein mttA/Hcf106~KEGG: deg:DehalGT_1394 sec-independent translocation protein MttA/Hcf106) — translation MNFFGMGTFEIVTILVVATLIFGPNKIPEFAKKAGEFMRGFRKVTTDMTKEFTKAIDSSPTKTPGITGKTSNSVTGSKNLDDFLSSSNKK, via the coding sequence ATGAATTTTTTCGGCATGGGCACCTTCGAGATCGTCACTATTCTCGTGGTCGCCACGCTCATTTTCGGACCCAACAAGATACCGGAGTTCGCCAAGAAAGCCGGGGAGTTCATGCGTGGTTTTCGTAAGGTGACCACGGATATGACTAAGGAGTTCACCAAGGCCATCGACAGTTCTCCGACCAAGACCCCCGGGATCACCGGCAAGACTTCAAACTCAGTGACCGGTAGTAAGAATCTGGATGATTTCCTGAGTAGCAGTAACAAGAAATAA
- a CDS encoding Sec-independent protein translocase, TatC subunit (KEGG: deg:DehalGT_1393 sec-independent protein translocase, TatC subunit~TIGRFAM: Sec-independent protein translocase, TatC subunit~PFAM: Sec-independent periplasmic protein translocase) codes for MTTEEESRLPITQHFTEMRQRFIRALAGVGVGTGLALFFGFDIIELLEGPAGDMAEQLVAIEMLEMISLYFRVSLTAGFILAMPWVLYQLFAFLMPAFTLKEKRFIFTFFPFIVIMFLGGVAFAYWVAMPPAVQFLFGFGSETIQVMPCVSNYIDVVLRLLVGIGLAFELPIILAALSAVGIVTSKWLASKRKIWFVLAFILAAFITPTMDPINQMIVAGPLIVLYEVSIWLTKVVRKRKPAIQ; via the coding sequence ATGACCACTGAAGAAGAAAGTCGTTTGCCCATAACGCAACACTTCACCGAGATGCGGCAACGCTTTATTCGTGCTCTGGCGGGTGTCGGTGTCGGTACCGGTTTAGCCCTGTTTTTCGGTTTCGATATCATAGAGCTACTCGAAGGCCCTGCTGGCGACATGGCTGAACAGCTGGTCGCCATTGAGATGCTGGAGATGATCAGCCTCTACTTTCGGGTATCATTAACTGCAGGTTTCATTCTGGCGATGCCCTGGGTGCTTTATCAATTATTTGCTTTCCTGATGCCGGCGTTCACTTTGAAGGAAAAAAGGTTTATTTTTACCTTTTTCCCATTCATCGTCATCATGTTCCTGGGCGGTGTGGCCTTTGCTTACTGGGTGGCCATGCCCCCTGCGGTTCAGTTTCTCTTCGGTTTCGGCTCTGAAACCATCCAGGTGATGCCCTGTGTTTCCAATTACATCGACGTTGTTCTGAGGCTGTTGGTCGGCATAGGGCTGGCTTTCGAGTTGCCTATCATTCTGGCCGCGCTGTCGGCGGTGGGCATCGTCACTTCCAAGTGGCTGGCTTCCAAGCGCAAGATATGGTTCGTTCTGGCCTTCATTCTGGCGGCCTTCATCACGCCGACCATGGATCCCATCAACCAGATGATAGTAGCCGGGCCGCTGATTGTGTTATACGAAGTCAGTATCTGGCTGACGAAGGTGGTACGCAAGCGGAAACCGGCGATACAATAA